Below is a window of Arcobacter sp. CECT 8986 DNA.
TCAAGTGATATTTAGATAAAATAAAAAACTAAATGAATAAAATAAGGAAAGAAATGCATATAACAAACTTAATTTCTCAATATTTTGGAAAGTTTGCAAAGAAGGAATTCCCTCCATTCTTCCAAAAAATTATAAATGGTATTTATGCAAAAATTTTTAAAATCGACCTAAGTGAATTTAGAAATGCAAAATATTATAAATCATTAAATGATTTATTTACAAGAGAATTAGCAATTCCAAGACAAATTGATGAGTCAATAGATAGTATCATCTCTCCTTGTGATAGTTTTATTACGCAAGGTGGAAAAATAAAAGAGGATATTCTTTTTCAAATAAAAGGTATGGAGTATAGTCTTGAAGATTTACTTACATATTATTGCACAGATAATTTTGAAAAAGTAAGAAATGGCTCTTACGTTAACTTCTATTTGGCACCAAGTGATTATCATAGATATCATGCACCAGTTGATTTTGTTATAAA
It encodes the following:
- a CDS encoding phosphatidylserine decarboxylase, with product MHITNLISQYFGKFAKKEFPPFFQKIINGIYAKIFKIDLSEFRNAKYYKSLNDLFTRELAIPRQIDESIDSIISPCDSFITQGGKIKEDILFQIKGMEYSLEDLLTYYCTDNFEKVRNGSYVNFYLAPSDYHRYHAPVDFVIKKLIHVPGKLYPVNFKYLRKEIELFVQNERVILECVSTKGKLFYMVFVGALNVGQMVFDFEPTVETNKNTKDIKYIDYEGVNINKGDTLGYFKMGSTIVMLWEEDSVELENLLNQKVKFGQKVATVK